The Bacteroidota bacterium DNA segment AGGCAATGACCAGCAAGCAGATACCCGCGTTATTATCCGGGATACGGAAAGTAAAGGGGAAAGCCTCACACAGAAGGCAACTGCCGGTGCCAAGAAAGCCGGCAACATGGCCGCTCAGGTTTCTGCAGCGAACGAAGGGCTGGAGAAGCCAATTCGCATGAGCAAAAAGGCACGGTTACGGAGCCAGAAAAAAGCGCAACGCATTGCTCAAGCCAGGCAGCAGCAGGCACCTGTTGCCGGCCAGGAAACGCCTGGCGTTTTCAAAGATGTTGAGGCCATGCGGGAAACCATGCAAACCCAGCAAGCCACGTTACAGGCACAAACTACGGATAGCAGCCAAACGGATGCCTCATCTGCAGACAGTAACGCCAATAACCTGATGGGACGTAGCGAAGCAGCGGCACAACTGGCAAACACCAAAAGCACCGGCAAAGCCACACAGGCTTATGCAAGCCGCTCACTTTCATGGCTCAAAGCGCTTGCTGACCGCACAGGACAAATGAGTCGGCAAGATCCAAGCTGGAAAGTCCTCGAGATGAAACTCGATCGAGGAGATGGCCAGATGACCATTCAAGTGTCTCGAGAAGATGATCACGTATCGATTGCTGTGCAGTTCTCAGATGACGCCGTACGGGCACAGGCAGAATCACAGTCTGCGCACATTCGGGAAAGCCTGAAAGAACAGTATGGTGAAGATGTAGCCTTCTCTTTCACTAACCAGCAGAAATCTGACTTTTCGTCCTCAATGGACGAAAGGGCATCGCGCCGGCGCCGTTTGCGTGCGGATGTGATAGCCCAGGAAAAAGCCGTGCAAACACAAACGTATGCGCGGTCCAACCCGGACCAGCACATCTGGATCGGGTAACCCTGTACCCCAAGTAAACTACACACTTTTCACCCCAAAGAAATGGATGGAATCACAGGAATAAGCGGCGATTCAGCGGCCTCACTGGGAGCCCTGAACCAGACGGGCGAAGTGCTGGGGCAAGAGGACTTCCTCTTGCTACTGGTCACGCAGCTCAGCAATCAGGACCCCCTGAATCCGATGGATGGTCAGGAATTTGCGGCACAGCTGGCGCAATTTTCTTCGCTGGAGCAATTGATAACCATTGGCGATACCCTTGATCAAAGCAACGCGGTCAATGGGCTGCTCGCGCAGAGTATGAACTCTGGTGTTGCAGCCGGCCTCATCGGCAAAGAAGTGGAAGCTGAAGGCGTCGATCTGTTCGTGTCGGAAGGCAAGCCATCAGACATCAGCTACGAGCTGGGCGAAGCTGCTGCATCGGTAACATTAGACATCAAAAATGAAGCAGGTCAGGTGATCCGCACAATTGATGTTGGCAGCCGTGGCAAAGGCGAGCATGCGTTTAGCTGGGACGGCAAAGATGCTGATGGCAATGAAGTTGCCAATGGCAAATACAGCGTCGAGCTACACGCACAGGATACCGCGGGCAATGATGTGAGTTCACGGACCTTCATGAAAGGCATCGTGGACAAAATCACGTTTGGTCCGGAAGGCATTCTCGTCTGGGTAGGCCAGAGCTCAATTGCACTTGGCAATGTACGCAGCGTGGGCGGCACAGAATAACGCACACGACAAACGCTGGAGTTTACAATGAATATTCGCGACCTATCAAACCGGGTACAATCGGGACAGCCGGCTGTTCACGAAAAAGTCAGGCCGGCAACCGGGCCCCTGCGACGGAATGCCCAACACGCGCGGTTTGATCAAACACTTGAACAGGTACAGCAAAATCTCGATCAGCAAGCACAAGTTGTGCGGCTGTCAGCTCATGCTGTGCAGCGGCTCGAGGAGCGGAGTATCTCATTCACAAATCAGGAACGCAACGATTTAGGCCAGGCCATTTCCCTGCTAAACAACAAGGGCGCTCGTAACGCCCTCATTGTTCGCCAGGATGCGGCTTTTGTAGTCAACGTCCCCAAACGGACGATGGTTACTGCCATTAGTCAGCAAGAGCTGCAACAACGCGTATTCACGCAAATTGACAGCACCATGCTAATATAGGTTGCAAGTTGACAGTTGCTGGTTGATAGTTGTTGATCGTATTCAAAACCAGCAACCTGTAACCAGCAACCTGTAACCGGCAACCAACCTCTCTTCAACCCTCGGTGGGCCCTGGCCGCCGCACAGGCATAAGGACACCGGTACACGGCTGAACGACAGACGCCGTGATAAAACCGAAATAACATTATGATTCGTTCTCTTGGCAATGGGGTCTCAGGCCTCAATAATCATCAAATTAAGATGGACGTTGTTGGTAACAACATCGCCAACGTCAACACCATCGCGTTCAAAAAAGGACGCGTGACGTTCAATGAAGTCCTTGCACAGGAATACCTTGCATCGGGAAGAACGCCAGGTGGTGAACCAACCAACCCTTCTTTCGTCGGGCTCGGTATCCACGTAGGTACCATTGATCAGACCTGGACACAGGGGCCGCTGGAAAGCACCAATATCCCAACGGACTTCGCCATTAACGGCGACGGCTTCTTCGTAGCGCGCCGTGGCGCTGAGTTTCTCCTCAGCCGCGCCGGCAACTTCGTATTGAGCAAAAACGGCAACCTGATCAGCTCAAGCGGTCTCCCAATCCAGGGCTTCCCGATCGATCAGACAACCGGACAGGCTGACCTTACACAGCTGGATGACATCAGCATCGATCTGAACGCAAAAGCTTCACCGGTCTACACCTCTGCAATGACGGTTTCCGGTAACCTGGATGCGGCCCTTTCAGACAATGGCGGCGTAAATCCGGAGACGTTTGCCATGACAAGCTTTGTCTACGATGAGCAAGGCGCAAAACATAACGTAACGTATACCTTCACAAAAACAAGCGCAGACGGTGCAACACCCGACACGTACGATGTTTCTGTAGCAGGTGACGCTACCCTGCAGCCATTTGGTGCTGCACCAACAACCTTCTCGATTGCCTTCGGCACAGATGGTAACCTGGAATCTGTTGATGGTGTCGCGGTAACGGACCCCGCATTCAACCTTCCTGCATTGAACTGGGATACCGGCTTTGTAAACGAAACAGGTACGGATACAATCAGCATCGACCTGACGGGCCTTACCCAGTTCCGGGAAAACTCTTCAGCGATCGTTTCTGACCAGAATGGCAAGCCATCCGGCCAGTTTGTTGGTTTCCGCACAACCAACGAAGGCGTTATCCAGATGGATTTTGATTCCGGTCATACCGTTGATGTATACCAGATTGCCATTGGTAAGGTAGCCAACAACGGTGGCCTTACGCAGAAAGGTGAAAATGTGTACAGCGCAACCAGCGTATCTGGCAGTATCCAGTTCGGACGCGCCGGCAGCGAGATTGCTTCTGCGATCATCTCCGGTACACTCGAAATGAGTAACGTTGAACTCGCAACAGAATTCAGCGACATGATCAAAACCCAGCGTGGTTTCCAGGCCTCAGCCCGAGTCATCAGAACCTCGGACGAAATCCTGTCTGAAACCATCAACCTCAAGCGATAAATATACGCTGATTTAAGCGGTCTTTATGGCTACGTCCTGCACGCCTCGCGGTGTGCAGGACTTTTTTTTGTCCAGAAATTGCCGATACCGAGCACGCAATCCGCTATCACAAAGATGATCGCGTCTGACGGGGCGCTGAACATGAAGCATATCGACAGAGCGAGCCGCCCACCCGGCAGCTGCGACAGATTACACCGTATCGATTTTGAAATCCTGCGAGAAATAATCCACGAACACGCCGGCATCTTTTTTCAGGACAGCCGCAAACACGTCCTGCAAACCCGGGTTATGGTACGGCTCCAGGCACTGGGCATAGACTACTTCGAAGATTATATCGATTACCTGACCGACCCGGGTAACTACAGTGAAATCCTTCGCCTGGTTGATGCCATTACGCAAACCGAAACGGCCTTTTTTCGTACAAAAGATCAGTTCAGGTGCATCAGGGAGCAGCTTCTCCCTTGTCTCGAAACACATGCAACCCAAAGGGCCAGGATCTGGAGTACAGCCTGTGCTACAGGTGAAGAGGCCTACAGCCTTGCAATGCTTGTGGCCGAGGTTTTCCCCGCTTCAAAAGAGCGCCCCGAGATTGTCGCGTCAGACATCAACACCCAGGCCCTGTACACTGCAGAATGCGGGCGCTACAATGCGCGTGCAATGGAACCGGTACCGGCGGCGCTGCAAAACCAGCATTTTAGCAAATCTCCCGAAGGCTTCCGGGTAAGTGAGCAACTCGTGGATATGGTAACCTTCAAGCGCATCAACCTCGCAGATCGTACAGACATGATGCGGATGCATAGCGTAAACCTGATCCTGTGCATGAATGTGCTGCAATCCTTTTCGAAAGAAATACGGCAGAAAACACTCCAGGCCATCTACAATGCAATGGACGACAATGCATATCTGATGATTGGCGCCACGGAAACGCTTTACGGCCTCTCACACCCGTTTGTAGAGCTGAATATGGGTCCTGTACGGGTCTACCAGAAATGCGCTTAACCGCCTGCAGCAGGCACACAAGCGGTACGTAGTGCGCAAGAAAAAGGGGCCACTATCTGCCGACCATTAAGAATATTCCAAATACCTTAAAAACCCCGGCCTGCAGGGCTTAATCTTCAGTGTTGGCAACCGATATAAGAAGCAGCTTTTAAGCATTTTCAGAACTTTCTCGTTGAATAATCACAACCAAATGCGGTAACATTTTCCCTGTCCATGCACTGATATTTTCCGTTAATCTCCCGGCATTCGGGTTGGAAAAGCATTGTGCTACCAAGGATTCAGGTTTTTGTAAAATGGCCGTACATGGTATTCTCAGATTCTTGCCGACATGGAGAAATCAACCTTAGCTGGTGTAGGAACAGGTCTCCTCCTGATCTATGGCGCCATTTTCATGGGTACGGGATGGATTACGTTTTTCGACCCCGCATCTTTGCTTCTCGTAGTTGGTGGTACCGCAGCTGGTATGATGGTAACATTTACCTTCGACGAGCTCAAAAACGTTCCGGTAGTCTTTAAGGGATTTATGGGCTTCCAGGTACCAAATTACAGCACATACATCGACACCTTTGGCGAACTATCCAAAATTGCACGCCGTGAAGGACTGCTGGCGCTAGATCGTCAGATAGAAGAAATTGATGACACGTTCCTCCGCTTTGGCCTTGAGATGGCTGTAGACGGAATAGACGAACGAGAAATCAGCGATTTGATGGAGCAGAATGTAGAAACGGAGATGAAGCTGCATAACTTCTGCGCCAAATTCTTCAACGCTGCAGGTACTGCCTGTCCGGCTTTCGGGATGATTGGCACGCTCATTGGTCTAATCCAGATGATGGGTAACCTTTCAGACCCTTCTCAGATTGGTGCAGGTATGGCCGTTGCCCTTGTAACAACGTTCTACGGTGCACTCATTTCGAACCTGATGTTGCTTCCGTTTGCAGCCAAAAAGAAAAATCAGATTGTTGCACTTTCTCAAGCAAGAGAAATTGTTAAAACCGGCGTCCTCGGCATTGTGCGTGGCGACAGCCCGAGCATGATCCAGAAGCGGCTCCAGTTGTATCTCTCCGAAGAAGAACTGAACGCTGCCACAGCTGAGACAGCTGAAGTAGGCGCTGCATAATAACTGAATTGTTGACAATCTGGCCGTTGCCGGCAGCAACAGCATCATTCGAAGCAAGGTTGCGCCGGTAACAGAGTACCGCCAGACGCACAATAAAACCTGAGCTGAAGCAATGGCTGAAGAAGAAGATGACGAACCAACAGCCCCTTTCTGGCTGACGACATATAGCGACATGGTTACCCTGCTATTGACGTTCTTTGTAATGATCGTGGCGATGTCGGAAATCAAGAAGGCTAATCTCATGGAAGCCATGAGCTATTTCCAGGGACGCACAAGCGTTTTCCAGAATTCGCAGCCGATACCGGCTGTACCGCAGCCTTCTAAAGATACCGAGTCCCAGGACAAAGGCCGGCAGGTTGAGTCTTTGATGAACTTCATAGAAAGTGAAAACCTTCAAGACAAGGTGCAGATCAACTATGAAGAAGAGTCCATGCACATTGTCATCACGGACGAAGTCATGTTTCCAACGGGGAGTACAGCGCTGCAACAAACAGCACAGAAAGTACTTGCCCTGGTGGCACAGGCATCGCCCGATTCCACGGAATCGATTACGGTGATTGGGCACACAGACAATGTACCAATCCGCACGGCACAATACCCGTCGAACTGGGAGCTTTCAGCTGCACGCGCAGCTTCTGTTGTGCGTTTCCTGATTGATCAGGAAGGCAGCCTTTCTCCAGAGAAATACCAGGCTATTGGTAAAGGAGAATTTGAACCTGTTGAAAACAACGACACCCGGGAAGGACGCGCACGAAATCGAAGAATCGAACTTCTAATCAACTGGAAATCATGGCAGAATCAGACGCCGTCGTCGAAGGAGCGGAGCCTACCAGCCCCGTAGAAGACGCAGAAGGCAAAAAAGATAACTCATTGTTCATGCTCATCCTGATCCCGCTGATGATTGTTTCAGCGGTAGGTGGTGGGTTCCTTGCGTATTCGCAGTACCCGATGCTGGTCGAAATTGCTGAAACCATCAACGGCACGGGCGAAGAAGAGGAAGAAGAAGCCCCGCTTGAGTTTGGTGAATTCATGGAACTCTCCAACATCATCGTGAACCCGGCCGACTCGGAAGGCCGGCGCCTCTTGATGCTCAGTGTGGGGATGGAAACAGCCGAAGCAAGCATCCTTGAAACCGTCACAGCGCGTGAAATGGTTGTTCGCGACACCATCATCAAAATTCTTGGCACAAGAACTGTAGATGAGCTCGCTAACATAGAATCACGTACGGCACTCAAAGATGAAATCAGGCTTGCGGTGAACGGCATTCTCACCGAAGGAGAAATCAACCGCATGTACTTTACACAATACGTCCTTCAGTAGCAGTAGCCCTCAAATCACCCAATTCGTTTCTCTCAGACCGACACCCCAGGAAAGAGTACATGGCTAAACAACTAAACCAACAAGAGATCGATGCACTGATCGGCGCTGGAGACGACGTCCAGACGCAGCGGCTTGCCAACGATCCGCTGCAAAAGTTTGCACAGGCCAACCAGGAAAAACTGGTCTATACCTACAACTTTAAACGCCCTCGTCTTTTCTCTCAGGATCAGATGCGGGTTTTGAACCAGGTACACGAAGCCTTTGCACGCGATCTTTCGGTCTACCTCTCAGCGCAATTGCGCACCATCGTAGACATCACATTAACCGCGCTCGATCAGGTGCTGTATTCGGAGTTTGTGATCTCCAGTGCACCTCCGTCGGCGCTGTTTGTTATTGATATTCTAGAAACAAGGCACCAGGCGGTCATCGAACTCGATCCCCGGTTTGTTATTTTCACGGTTGAAAAACTGTTTGGCGGATCTGGCGAGTTCATGAAACGCCCCCGTGAGACTTCTCAAATCGAGCAGCGCATTATGGCCAAGGTTATGACCCGCGCCTACGAAGAGCTAGAGAGCGCCTGGGAGCAGGTCACCGAACTGAAATTCAGCGAATCCTCTTTTGAATCAAACGCTGAATTTGTACAAATCATCCCCGGCTCAGAGCCGGCCATCGTGGCAACCTTCGAGGTAACCGTCTACGATCAGCGTTCCTTCATCAACATCTGTTATCCTTATCTGTTGATGGAAGACGCCCTCGACAAAACAGGCATGACCCAGCTCATGGCCACTGCCACGTCCGACACCTCTCCGGAAGAGCGCAAGAGTTATGAATCCAACATCCGCACCATGGATGTGGAAATGCGCGCTGAGCTCGGACATACAAATCTATTATTAAGCGATCTGATGCGCCTTGAAGAAGGAGATGTCATTTTGCTTAATCAACGAAAAGATGAACCGATAAAGGTTTATATAGGCGATGAAGTCAAATTGAAGGCTGCTCCGGGCAAAGCCGGCAATCGCCGTGCACTTCGCGTAATGA contains these protein-coding regions:
- a CDS encoding OmpA family protein, producing the protein MAEEEDDEPTAPFWLTTYSDMVTLLLTFFVMIVAMSEIKKANLMEAMSYFQGRTSVFQNSQPIPAVPQPSKDTESQDKGRQVESLMNFIESENLQDKVQINYEEESMHIVITDEVMFPTGSTALQQTAQKVLALVAQASPDSTESITVIGHTDNVPIRTAQYPSNWELSAARAASVVRFLIDQEGSLSPEKYQAIGKGEFEPVENNDTREGRARNRRIELLINWKSWQNQTPSSKERSLPAP
- the fliM gene encoding flagellar motor switch protein FliM; the encoded protein is MAKQLNQQEIDALIGAGDDVQTQRLANDPLQKFAQANQEKLVYTYNFKRPRLFSQDQMRVLNQVHEAFARDLSVYLSAQLRTIVDITLTALDQVLYSEFVISSAPPSALFVIDILETRHQAVIELDPRFVIFTVEKLFGGSGEFMKRPRETSQIEQRIMAKVMTRAYEELESAWEQVTELKFSESSFESNAEFVQIIPGSEPAIVATFEVTVYDQRSFINICYPYLLMEDALDKTGMTQLMATATSDTSPEERKSYESNIRTMDVEMRAELGHTNLLLSDLMRLEEGDVILLNQRKDEPIKVYIGDEVKLKAAPGKAGNRRALRVMNVLNIDTPIKEDESV
- a CDS encoding flagellar hook protein FlgE; translation: MIRSLGNGVSGLNNHQIKMDVVGNNIANVNTIAFKKGRVTFNEVLAQEYLASGRTPGGEPTNPSFVGLGIHVGTIDQTWTQGPLESTNIPTDFAINGDGFFVARRGAEFLLSRAGNFVLSKNGNLISSSGLPIQGFPIDQTTGQADLTQLDDISIDLNAKASPVYTSAMTVSGNLDAALSDNGGVNPETFAMTSFVYDEQGAKHNVTYTFTKTSADGATPDTYDVSVAGDATLQPFGAAPTTFSIAFGTDGNLESVDGVAVTDPAFNLPALNWDTGFVNETGTDTISIDLTGLTQFRENSSAIVSDQNGKPSGQFVGFRTTNEGVIQMDFDSGHTVDVYQIAIGKVANNGGLTQKGENVYSATSVSGSIQFGRAGSEIASAIISGTLEMSNVELATEFSDMIKTQRGFQASARVIRTSDEILSETINLKR
- a CDS encoding FlgD immunoglobulin-like domain containing protein, whose translation is MDGITGISGDSAASLGALNQTGEVLGQEDFLLLLVTQLSNQDPLNPMDGQEFAAQLAQFSSLEQLITIGDTLDQSNAVNGLLAQSMNSGVAAGLIGKEVEAEGVDLFVSEGKPSDISYELGEAAASVTLDIKNEAGQVIRTIDVGSRGKGEHAFSWDGKDADGNEVANGKYSVELHAQDTAGNDVSSRTFMKGIVDKITFGPEGILVWVGQSSIALGNVRSVGGTE
- a CDS encoding TIGR02530 family flagellar biosynthesis protein: MNIRDLSNRVQSGQPAVHEKVRPATGPLRRNAQHARFDQTLEQVQQNLDQQAQVVRLSAHAVQRLEERSISFTNQERNDLGQAISLLNNKGARNALIVRQDAAFVVNVPKRTMVTAISQQELQQRVFTQIDSTMLI
- a CDS encoding MotA/TolQ/ExbB proton channel family protein, encoding MEKSTLAGVGTGLLLIYGAIFMGTGWITFFDPASLLLVVGGTAAGMMVTFTFDELKNVPVVFKGFMGFQVPNYSTYIDTFGELSKIARREGLLALDRQIEEIDDTFLRFGLEMAVDGIDEREISDLMEQNVETEMKLHNFCAKFFNAAGTACPAFGMIGTLIGLIQMMGNLSDPSQIGAGMAVALVTTFYGALISNLMLLPFAAKKKNQIVALSQAREIVKTGVLGIVRGDSPSMIQKRLQLYLSEEELNAATAETAEVGAA
- a CDS encoding protein-glutamate O-methyltransferase CheR, with protein sequence MIASDGALNMKHIDRASRPPGSCDRLHRIDFEILREIIHEHAGIFFQDSRKHVLQTRVMVRLQALGIDYFEDYIDYLTDPGNYSEILRLVDAITQTETAFFRTKDQFRCIREQLLPCLETHATQRARIWSTACATGEEAYSLAMLVAEVFPASKERPEIVASDINTQALYTAECGRYNARAMEPVPAALQNQHFSKSPEGFRVSEQLVDMVTFKRINLADRTDMMRMHSVNLILCMNVLQSFSKEIRQKTLQAIYNAMDDNAYLMIGATETLYGLSHPFVELNMGPVRVYQKCA
- a CDS encoding flagellar basal body-associated FliL family protein, with protein sequence MAESDAVVEGAEPTSPVEDAEGKKDNSLFMLILIPLMIVSAVGGGFLAYSQYPMLVEIAETINGTGEEEEEEAPLEFGEFMELSNIIVNPADSEGRRLLMLSVGMETAEASILETVTAREMVVRDTIIKILGTRTVDELANIESRTALKDEIRLAVNGILTEGEINRMYFTQYVLQ